The stretch of DNA GCCTCGCCGCCCGGACGCATTGCCGGACAAGGGGCCCTGGATTGGCCATATTGGTCGAACTGGACAGGGGGCCTCGGTAGGGTGGACCGTGCTTGCGTCAAACATCAGTTGACGTGTGTCTGGGCGTCAAATTAGCCTGTCCGTCACCGGGGGCACAACGACATACAGCGAAGAGTGGGAGGCCACATGGAGGTCGGTGAGGAGTTCGGGCCCTGGCTGTCCCGTCAGCTCAAACTCGCGGGCAAGACGCAGGCGGAGCTGGCCGACGAGCTGGGGCTGACCAGGGCCGCGGTCTCGGCGTGGATCACCAAGCGCTCGGTCCCGCGTCCGACCGTCATGGGGGAGATCGCCAAGGCGCTCGGCACGGACCTGGGCACGGTGCACACCCGCACCACCGACACGCAAGCCGGTCTCCCCATCACCTGGTACCACCGGCCCGGCTACCAGGACGGCGGGCGTGACGGCGGGAATGCCGCGGCCTTTGCCTTCGACGCGGACGTTCAGGTGCTCGCACGCGAGACCTGTCAGAACAGTCTCGACGAACGGCTTGTGGAGAACGGTCGTCCGGTCCGGGTTCGGTACACGATCCACGAGTTGACCGGCGAGAAGCTGGACGCTTTTCGTGCCGCCGTACTCTGGGACGACCTCCAGCCCCACTACTCGGCGGTTTCCGAGTCCGCCGCCGATCAGAAGGTCGGACGCGTCGTGGACGCCGGTGTGCGCGACATGTTCGAGAAGGGTCGGCTGATCCTTCTGCGGATCGACGACTACAACGCCTCCGGTCTCACCGGTGACGACTACGGCGACGGCAAGTTCGCGGCGGTCGTCCGCCGGCAACTGGAGAGTCTCAAGTCCGGCCGGGGGGCGGGTGGTTCCTACGGGCTCGGCAAGGCGACCCTCTGGGCGACCAGCGCGCTCGGCATGGTGCTGATCAACTCCACGCTTTCCGTCCCCCACGAGGGCCGCACCGAGCGCCGTGTCATCGGTCGACTGGAGCTGCCGTGGCGCTCCGTCGACGGCAACTCGTACGCGGGACCCGCCTGGCTGGGCCGCCCCGACCCCGAGACACCTGGGGCGGAAGTGGTCCGTTCCTGGTGGGCGGACGAGGAGACGCTCAAGCGTCTCCACCTCACCCGCGACGGTGATGAGCCGGGCACGTCCTTCCTCATTGTCGGCGCCCATGATGTGGCGAGCCTCGAACAAGGCAAAGCGGACTCGGTCGACGAGGACGAGAACGGGAGCAATGACGGGACCCGCGACATCCGCGCCATGCACCGACGCCTGGTCGAGGCGCTGGGTCGGGACTTCTGGGCGGCCATGACGGGAGGCGGCAACAGGCTCCCACTGTTGGAGACCACGGTCTGCGCAATGCGCAATGACGAAGTCGTCATCGACGAGGTGAAGGTCGACCCTCTGGACAAACAGCCCGCGCGCGCGCGTGCGCTGCGCGCCTTCTACGAAGGGACGACCGTGGACCGGCTCACCGAGGCCGGTCAGGTGGCTCTCCGCACAGTCCCGCTTCGGCTGCCCGTGTCCGGAGGGCGCCGTGGCACGCTCGGCACACACCCGGGAGTGCTCCTGGTCACGGACGCGGAGGGCGACGACGTGCCGAACCAGGTCCATTCGCTGCGCGGCAACCGGATGACCATCAAGAAGTCGGGCATCGCAGGCCTGCCGCTGGGTGTCAATCCCTTCCAAGCGGTCCTCCTGGTCGGGCACGCGGCCGGGGAGTCGGCGCCCTTCGCCGAGGAGGCCGAGGAGTTCCTGCGCGCCGCAGAACCGCCCGAGCACGATCGCTGGGGGCAGTCCGAGGAGCTGACGCTCCGTTGGTCGCACACTGCGCACCACCGCATTGCCAGGTTGACCACCGAGGTCAACGCGGCTGTGAAGGACCTGGTCGTACGGCCGAGGGGCGCCCGGTCGCAGGAGAGTGCCAAGCTGCGCAAGAAGCTCACCGTCCCGCAGAAGAGTGCCGCGCCCAAGCGTGCCTCCGGGAGGACCGTGCCCGAACTGGACGGGCTGGATGCCGAGATCGGCGCCGGCGGGGAGTGGCGGATCACGGCCGAAGTGAAGCTGCCACGCGCCGAGGAACTACCCGCCATGACACCGG from Streptomyces sp. 6-11-2 encodes:
- a CDS encoding helix-turn-helix transcriptional regulator translates to MEVGEEFGPWLSRQLKLAGKTQAELADELGLTRAAVSAWITKRSVPRPTVMGEIAKALGTDLGTVHTRTTDTQAGLPITWYHRPGYQDGGRDGGNAAAFAFDADVQVLARETCQNSLDERLVENGRPVRVRYTIHELTGEKLDAFRAAVLWDDLQPHYSAVSESAADQKVGRVVDAGVRDMFEKGRLILLRIDDYNASGLTGDDYGDGKFAAVVRRQLESLKSGRGAGGSYGLGKATLWATSALGMVLINSTLSVPHEGRTERRVIGRLELPWRSVDGNSYAGPAWLGRPDPETPGAEVVRSWWADEETLKRLHLTRDGDEPGTSFLIVGAHDVASLEQGKADSVDEDENGSNDGTRDIRAMHRRLVEALGRDFWAAMTGGGNRLPLLETTVCAMRNDEVVIDEVKVDPLDKQPARARALRAFYEGTTVDRLTEAGQVALRTVPLRLPVSGGRRGTLGTHPGVLLVTDAEGDDVPNQVHSLRGNRMTIKKSGIAGLPLGVNPFQAVLLVGHAAGESAPFAEEAEEFLRAAEPPEHDRWGQSEELTLRWSHTAHHRIARLTTEVNAAVKDLVVRPRGARSQESAKLRKKLTVPQKSAAPKRASGRTVPELDGLDAEIGAGGEWRITAEVKLPRAEELPAMTPVVLLDVRSGSRPRLDWAELVAVEGCEVEGGVLRFTPGVRRAVFQGSTDATSHPVRTELTRLVLELRAGTGSEA